The Podospora pseudocomata strain CBS 415.72m chromosome 3, whole genome shotgun sequence genome window below encodes:
- the RHO1 gene encoding GTP-binding protein Rho1 (EggNog:ENOG503NV4I; COG:U) — translation MAAELRRKLVIVGDGACGKTCLLIVFSKGTFPEVYVPTVFENYVADVEVDGKHVELALWDTAGQEDYDRLRPLSYPDSHVILICFAIDSPDSLDNVGEKWCSEVHHFCPDVPKILVGCKKDLRFDQKTIEELRKTSQQPVSPEQGQQVATNIKATKYLECSAKTNEGVREVFEFATRAALMKKSSKKKGKCVIA, via the exons ATGGCCGCCGAGCTTCGCCGGAAGTTGGTTATCGTCGGTGACGGTGCCTGCGGAAAGACGTGCTTGTTGAT TGTTTTCTCCAAGGGTACCTTCCCAGAG GTCTATGTCCCTACCGTCTTCGAAAACTACGTTGCcgatgtcgaggttgatggaaaGCACGTCGAGCTCGCCCTTTGGGATACGGCTGGCCAAGAGGATTACGACCGTCTCCGCCCTCTCTCTTACCCCGACTCCCACGTCATCTTGATCTGCTTCGCCATCGACTCGCCCGATTCCCTCGACAACGTTGGCGAGAAG TGGTGCTCCGAGGTACACCATTTCTGTCCCGATGTTCCCAAGATCCTTGTTGGTTGCAAGAAGGATCTCCGTTTCGACCAGAAGACCATCGAGGAGCTCCGCAAGACCAGCCAGCAGCCCGTGTCTCCTGAACAG GGTCAACAAGttgccaccaacatcaaggCCACCAAGTATCTCGAGTGCTccgccaagaccaacgaGGGTGTCCGGGAAGTGTTCGAGTTCGCGACGCGGGCCGCGTTGATGAAGAAGTCatcaaagaagaagggcaagtgCGTCATCGCCTAA
- the CHZ1 gene encoding Histone H2A.Z-specific chaperone (EggNog:ENOG503P6DP), with protein sequence MASNGATDPTAAAEAGAAQTDFKGKGKSTEQPVDDTSMVEDDDDDDDEEEVEEEAEVEEDGMEEIDLENVIGRRTRGKVIDFAKAAEENPPEGDDDEEDDDDFEAPDEEMKDA encoded by the exons ATGGCTTCCAACGGTGCTACAGACCCCACTGCGGCTGCCGAGGCTGGCGCTGCCCAGACCGAtttcaagggcaagggcaagagCACCGAGCAGCCAGTTGATGATACCTCTAtggtcgaggacgatgatgatgatgacgatgaggaggaggtcgaggag GAGGCCGAAGTTG aggaggatggcatGGAGGAGATCGACCTCGAGAACGTCATTGGCCGTCGCACCCGCGGCAAGGTCATCGACTTCGCCaaggccgccgaggagaacCCTCCCGAgggtgacgacgacgaggaggacgatgacgacttCGAGGCTCcggatgaggagatgaaggacgCCTAA
- the VTC2 gene encoding Phosphate metabolism transcription protein (COG:U; EggNog:ENOG503NVNK), which produces MRFGKTLRQSVYPPWKDQYIDYAKLKSILREDKPDDEDEPWTEEDENRFCDEIFNTQLEKVAKFQEAKIEELRNRTDEAAEKLKHLNEQQQSEEGGEGDAAQEEGEEGKHEEVAVDKQKLKEMEAELDRITNEVKELQKYSNLNYTGFLKIVKKHDRKRGDRYKIRPMMQVNLSNRPFNSEQAYSPLLNKLSYMYFAIRRFEAPDAGDVLPIDPDSQPETHNGEKYTAHKFWVHPDNLLEVKTYILRRLPALVYSEQSAKEVDGQQDPTITSLYFDNAKFQLYSKKVEREAEASSLRLRWYGQLSARPEILLEQKLLHENGTSEERKFAIKEKYVKAFLDGEYKMEKSVQKMERKGQKAEDVEEFKGTADAIQEFVRDNKLEPLVRANYVRTAFQNPGDDRVRISIDTDIAFIREDTLDRDRPCRDPKDWHRADIDNSNMTHPFKNINQSEVSRFPYAVLEIKLKEDVNNKRGRPVWIQDLMGSHLVHPCPRFSKFVQGVASLFEDYVNRLPFWLSDLNTDIRKDPQRAFQEEEERRARRAENEQVVGSFLGTKLSSYKPSRSSPAAKSYLADRMATDAAAAAASPKSGVTTSNQQQAVSTPAGDEAGESSQSQPLIPRENRENREINYGTLSSVLPGFSLSKYSRAKRAHEAGITSLPPGVTEPKEWIKNSGPLQIEPKVWLANERTFLKWQHICVLLGGLAISLYTASASSKGGNLLGEVMGMVFLGVAAFTGGWSWWVLRRRREMIVGRSGKDFDFVLGPMVVAGALGVALVVNFGIAYQQAFEKHWGGDGGHHGNRSGVDMGDLR; this is translated from the exons ATGCGCTTCGGCAAAACCCTCCGCCAGTCGGTCTACCCGCCCTGGAAAGACCAATACATTGACTACGCCAAGCTGAAATCCATCCTCCGCGAGGACAAgcccgacgacgaggacgagccCTGGAccgaagaagacgagaacCGCTTCTGCGACGAGATCTTCAACACCCAGCTCGAAAAAGTGGCCAAGTTTCAAGaggccaagattgaggagctGCGCAACAGGACGGAtgaggcggcggagaagctgaagcaTTTGAATGAGCAGCAACAGtccgaggagggtggcgagggtgatgCTGCccaggaagagggggaggagggaaaacatgaagaggtggcggtggaTAAACAGAAACTCAAAGAGATGGAGGCAGAGCTGGATAGGATCACAAacgaggtcaaggagctgcAAAAGTATAGCAATCTGAACTATACTGGCTTCTTGAAGATTGTCAAGAAGCATGATCGCAAGAGGGGGGATCGGTACAAGATTCGGCCGATGATGCAGGTCAACTTGTCGAACCGGCCGTTCAACTCGGAGCAGGCTTACTCGCCGTTGTTGAACAAGCTGTCGTATATGTATTTTGCGATTAGGCGGTTTGAGGCGCCGGATGCGGGGGATGTGCTGCCTATTGATCCGGACAGCCAGCCTGAGACGCACAATGGGGAGAAGTACACGGCGCACAAGTTTTGGGTGCACCCGGATAACTTGTTGGAGGTCAAGACGTACATcttgaggaggctgccggCGCTGGTGTATAGTGAGCAGTCGGCcaaggaggtggatgggcaGCAAGACCCGACGATTACGTCGTTGTATTTTGATAATGCCAAGTTCCAGCTGTATTcgaagaaggtggagagggaggcggaggcgagttcgttgaggttgaggtggtaTGGGCAGTTGAGCGCGAGGCCGGAGATCTTGCTGGAGCAGAAGCTGTTGCATGAGAATGGGACGAGCGAGGAGAGGAAGTTTGCGATCAAGGAGAAGTACGTCAAGGCGTTTCTGGATGGGGAGTACAAGATGGAAAAGTCGGTtcagaagatggagaggaaggggcagaaggcggaggatgtggaggagttTAAGGGGACGGCGGACGCGATTCAGGAGTTTGTGAGGGATAACAAGTTGGAGCCGTTGGTGAGGGCGAATTATGTGAGGACTGCGTTTCAGAATCCGGGGGATGATCGGGTGCGGATTTCTATTGATACGGACATTGCCTTCATCCGGGAGGACACGCTTGATCGTGACCGGCCCTGCCGCGATCCCAAGGACTGGCATCGGGCGGATatcgacaacagcaacatgaCCCACCCGTTCAAGAACATCAACCAAAGCGAGGTCTCCCGCTTCCCTTACGCGGTGTTGGAgatcaagctcaaggaggacgtcaacaacaagcgCGGCCGTCCAGTCTGGATCCAAGACCTCATGGGCTCCCATCTTGTCCACCCCTGCCCCAGATTCTCCAAATTTGTCCAGGGCGTCGCCTCTCTCTTTGAGGACTACGTCAACCGCCTCCCCTTCTGGCTATCGGACCTCAACACCGACATCCGCAAGGACCCCCAGCGGGCCtttcaagaagaggaagagcgTCGCGCCCGCAGAGCGGAAAACGAGCAAGTGGTCGGGTCATTCCTGGGGACCAAACTGTCGTCGTATAAACCCTCCCGCTCgtccccagcagcaaaatCCTACCTCGCCGACCGGATGGCGACagacgctgctgctgccgccgcctccccaaaGTCAGGCGTTACAACCTCCAATCAACAACAGGCCGTGTCCACCCCCGCCGGCGACGAAGCCGGCGAGTCCTCCCagtcccaacccctcatcccccgcgAGAACCGCGAGAACCGCGAGATCAACTACggcaccctctcctccgtcctCCCCGGCTTTTCCCTGTCCAAGTACAGCAGAGCCAAACGCGCCCACGAAGCGGGCATCACCTCCCTGCCCCCTGGAGTGACGGAACCAAAGGAGTGGATCAAGAACTCTGGCCCGTTGCAAATCGAACCAAAAGTCTGGCTGGCAAACGAGCGGACGTTTTTGAAGTGGCAGCACATCTGTGTAttgctgggggggttggcgaTCAGTTTGTACACTGCCTCTGCAAGCTCGAAGGGAGGGAACTtgctgggggaggtgatggggatggttTTCTTGGGTGTGGCGGCGTTTacggggggttggagttggtgggtgttgaggaggaggagggagatgattgTGGGGAGGAGCGGGAAGGATTTTGATTTTGTGCTGGggccgatggtggtggcgggggcGCTTGGggtggcgctggtggtgaatTTTGGGATTGCG TATCAACAGGCTTTTGAGAAGCattgggggggtgatggggggcaTCATGGGAATCGGAGTGGGGTTGATATGGGGGATTTGAGGTGA
- a CDS encoding hypothetical protein (EggNog:ENOG503P6DP), producing the protein MLMNPCQSLSTVPRRLAQKLGGTCTSARRQALEHHHQSNSNLGRLLSSNRQPKHKPPTMKRSHLLSAFAALATAVTAQEYDDDVTYTSPPTGRIAPVYIQPISSSSPPVLLAELNYHPSSSTNPSSEEDAPAPSVLSYEPPEFDPETKLVRVGVYDEKTGRWASSAAVVSVENFGQGYQPNFVLNVDEKGEEVVGVVVRGVRVDAGQTRNFGPRVVVRGMERGRQPGLGKPVVLSAEGRKMEVEERSFLQKYWWAILLGAVLLLGGGGDGK; encoded by the exons ATGTTGATGAACCCCTGCCAATCCCTCAGCACAGTGCCAAGACGGCTGGCCCAAAAGCTTGGGGGGACGTGCACCTCAGCTCGACGCCAAGCCCTggagcatcatcaccaatccAATTCCAATCTCGGCCGGCTTTTGTCTTCAAACCGACAACCGAAACACAAACCGCCCACCATGAAGCGATCCCACCTACTCTCCGCCTTCGCGGCCCTTGCAACAGCAGTCACGGCCCAAGAATACGACGACGATGTTACCTatacctcccctcccaccggGCGCATAGCACCAGTCTACATTCAACCcatctcgtcttcctccccgccggTCCTCCTCGCCGAACTAAACTAccacccctcttcttccaccaacccctcctcagAGGAGGATGCGCCAGCTCCCTCCGTCCTGAGCTATGAACCCCCCGAATTCGACCCCGAGACGAAGCTTGTTAGAGTTGGGGTGTATGATGAGAAAACAGGGAGATgggcctcctcggcggcggtggtgtcggtGGAGAACTTTGGGCAGGGGTACCAGCCGAACTTTGTGCTGAAtgtggatgagaagggggaggaggtggttggggttgtggtgaggggggtgagggttgatgCTGGGCAGACGAGGAATTTTgggccgagggtggtggttagggggatggagagggggaggcagccggggttggggaagcCGGTTGTGCTGAGCGctgaggggaggaagatggaggttgaggagaggAGTTTTCTTCAAAA GTACTGGTGGGCAATTCTTTTGGGTGCTGttttgctgctgggaggtggtggagatgggaaaTGA
- a CDS encoding hypothetical protein (EggNog:ENOG503P16K; COG:J), translating into MDKILRRVAMAERQVTKRIKRKTQRRYQQEKKERMREIKRHREEVGEDMRQAIIRRNEDLKLGLIAPNRDTGKLNEFGNPYGAISVDRALLHSQLTPAQKEARCAWAGGSKNLCLAPGDRVVILEGPYKGKIVPIKTIRTNTMVLEMEDELKTNVKIPEYLREPGSSPVEPIAMAVPISAVRLVYPLPHPDSGHVRDVIVRELKPVNISYDRPTRRTLFSRLVPGLNVTIPWPAIPPVKHIDHPIDTLRIDVEERTYIPTLLRPPMPEVVIDELRNRYSKFRTRHTEEYIAKIQAQEDEKKARRKSVDTMLQPVQEYNRKLRELRRERGQPVLTDEMLEKIGRVIAKNQALRKSGGLVSAQLEQRKKQDEELRKAVESLSIEGGEGAAPVDQPKV; encoded by the exons ATGGACAAGATCCTCCGCCGGGTTGCCATGGCCGAGCGCCAGGTGACAAAACGAATCAAGCGCAAGACCCAGCGCCGGTACcagcaagagaagaaggagcggATGAGGGAGATCAAGAGGCACAGAGAAGAAGTCGGCGAGGACATGCGACAGGCCATCATCCGCCGCAACGAGGACCTCAAGTTGGGCCTCATCGCCCCCAACCGTGACACTGGCAAGCTCAACGAATTCGGCAACCCATACGGCGCCATCTCGGTCGACAGAGCTCTCCTCCACTCCCAGCTCACCCCCGCCCAAAAGGAAGCCCGCTGCGCCTGGGCCGGCGGCTCCAAGAACCTCTGCCTTGCCCCCGGAGACCGTGTAGTCATCCTCGAGGGCCCCTACAAGGGCAAGATCGTCCCCATCAAGACCATCCGAACCAACACCATGGTCCTCGAGATGGAGGACGAGCTCAAG ACCAACGTCAAAATCCCCGAATACCTCCGCGAACCCGGCTCCTCCCCAGTAGAACCAATCGCCATGGCCGTCCCCATCTCGGCCGTCCGCCTCGtctaccccctcccccaccccgaCTCCGGCCACGTCCGCGATGTCATCGTCCGCGAGCTCAAACCCGTCAACATCTCCTACGACCGTCCCACCCGCcgcaccctcttctcccgccTCGTCCCCGGCCTCAACGTCACCATCCCTTGGCCTGCCATTCCCCCCGTCAAGCACATCGACCACCCAATCGACACCCTCCGCATCGACGTCGAGGAACGCACCTacatccccaccctcctgcGTCCCCCAATGCCAGAGGTGGTCATTGACGAGCTCCGCAACCGCTACAGCAAGTTCCGCACGAGGCACACGGAGGAGTACATCGCCAAGATTCAGGCCcaggaggacgagaagaaggccaggaGGAAGAGCGTCGACACGATGCTGCAGCCGGTGCAGGAGTACAACAGGAAGCTGAGGGAGCTGAGACGGGAGAGGGGCCAGCCGGTGCTGACGGATgagatgttggagaagattgGCAGGGTTATTGCCAAGAATCAGGCGCTGAGGAAGAgcggtgggttggtgagcgcGCAGTtggagcagaggaagaagcaggacgaggagttgaggaaggcggtggagagtTTATCGATAGAGGGCGGTGAGGGGGCCGCGCCGGTGGACCAACCAAAGGTGTAG
- the PHO80 gene encoding Pho80p cyclin (EggNog:ENOG503NY21; COG:S), giving the protein MMLTPSPVVSSVNASPRSSFPNIGSHYVPASSPRQSSPRVQAVAKSRRQSQSPLSSAVASAAAPIAGPSTSTTTTTATTTTSTTIASAIPPSKHYVAVDAATQYSPMERINYATGEPLSHTKPEGAQPHQTPPTTQSRAMAAPGDHYAAQAAPAAAVTPDPTKKPVPPAVAKQQHQHTEAVAASPSKRRNSQGPGSRGASPSQDAGQNPSPSSKRARPEQLPSKELPRKYEFCLTEDMVVLIAHMLGELIETNDVLALKSGNLTRFHSRTAPGISVLDYLHRLARHATLSPPLLLSMVYYIDRLCACYPEFTINTLTVHRFLITAATVAAKGLSDAFWNNSTYAKVGGIKVNELKLLELEFLYRVDWKIVPNPDILVSYYKGLVERCPGYVLEREEIPLEDDGEDEGEDDDSDVLDDEDDDDEDGDNDGGHDEETRSQCVQSPRFKQSEGRSPLRYR; this is encoded by the exons atgatgttgacacCGTCCCCGGTCGTCTCCTCTGTCAATGCCTCCCCGAGAAGCAGCTTTCCCAACATTGGAAGCCACTATGTtcccgcctcctcgcccagACAGTCTTCTCCCCGGGTCCAGGCTGTTGCCAAGTCTCGCCGACAATCGCAATCACCATTGTCATCCGCCGtcgcttctgctgctgccccaatAGCTGGGCCCTCGACCTCAACCACGACCACTACCGCTACCACTACCACCTCGACGACAATAGCGTCCGCGATCCCCCCCTCGAAACACTATGTAGCCGTCGACGCTGCAACCCAGTATTCACCTATGGAACGTATCAATTATGCTACAGGGGAACCATTATCTCATACCAAACCCGAAGGAGCCCAACCACACCAAACCCCGCCGACCACGCAGTCACGAGCCATGGCTGCTCCCGGCGACCACTACGCTGCCCAAGCGGCACCAGCAGCGGCGGTGACACCGGACCCGACCAAGAAGCCCGTCCCGCCGGCCGTTgcgaagcagcagcaccagcataCCGAGGCCGTAGccgcctcaccctcaaaACGGCGAAACTCCCAGGGGCCAGGGAGCAGAGGCGCATCGCCATCACAAGATGCGGGACAAAACCCCTCACCCTCTAGCAAGCGCGCAAGGCCAGAACAGTTGCCATCGAAAGAACTGCCACGAAAATATGAATTTTGCCTCACCGAAGATATGGTTGTTTTGATAGCGCATATGCTTGGAGAGCTTATTGAAACCAACGATGTGCTTGCTCTGAAGTCAGGCAATCTTACACGATTTCACTCACG TACGGCGCCTGGCATCTCAGTTTTGGATTATCTTCACCGCCTAGCGAGACATGCTACTCTCAGCCCACCACTTCTACTCTCCATGGTTTATTATATCGACCGACTATGTGCCTGCTACCCCGAATTCACCATCAACACGCTGACCGTGCATCGGTTCCTCATCACGGCTGCCACGGTAGCAGCAAAGGGCCTCTCAGACGCCTTCTGGAACAACTCGACCTACGCTAAAGTCGGGGGAATAAAAGTCAACGAGCTGAAACTGCTCGAGCTCGAGTTCCTGTACAGGGTGGACTGGAAAATTGTCCCCAACCCAGACATACTTGTGTCGTACTACAAGGGACTTGTGGAGCGGTGTCCAGGATACGTGCTTGAACGAGAAGAGATTCCACTCGAAGACGACGGcgaagacgagggagaggacgatGACAGCGATGtgctcgacgacgaggacgatgacgacgaggatggtgatAATGATGGGGGCCACGACGAGGAGACAAGGAGCCAGTGCGTGCAATCACCACGATTCAAACAATCGGAAGGGCGTTCACCTTTGAGATATCGCTAG
- a CDS encoding hypothetical protein (COG:S; EggNog:ENOG503NVYZ), translated as MTMAQASSPPVLTPHKITRSYSEQVAELRAIKDKCIGHLQNKEEWVEKGILGSILQALQGSAPSHVLTEEDSVRLLCLELLASISGGGPQFLNPLHAVDVVTTVLSYISLAHQNSPRVVLTALRIIRNMTEATSVALPGHDDLNRLADALFRPEHLESFHAILTQPSADSVIQEQKRLVLSSIARLCNKEEHQNVLADSGVLDVLATILASFIVARGEVIPGAEMVAETDGLADMIPAPAPRGASLALTLEAISAIICNSKLRCCMFVLSPAILAVLPLIDFTPASAEPRAPGAGGAAGKSHGAMDYLLPLMPGSQSRSSSQVAQLPPSSLSRNASSDRRSQTYKFTGLDPASEDSDADNLESPVVPWLLNLVRKTSGLERVAAASVLTSLFKANLTRLDREQELAYLLVPILCNLIRDHMKEIPPSIYTTTFIDSDTEKDWAILEKTPEVLARLVGGSEILQKSAHECGVIKTTAKLLKDAYELLASPLIPSPWTAFPRQSMVSEGSPPSCQLGPPGPVPLYIHRIRMRYSALTLVAGMCSSREDYRKELASQELVPFIVESLAVRPGKPQNRKGKSASKKEGKDGAERLAYGQNPTSVILAACHALRCLGRSVSILRTTFLDHDVWQPVYKLMKHPDLEVQIAACSVVINLLASSSPMVEPLLQAGISKILCEQAHSHEPGLRLNAVWALKHLILEVDNSRKKQLLEELEPGWLIQLISDDTSEEGAPYTRPRRSMDADEDEDMDAETTEEEEPHLWTWRGMDGNPRRINSPRMQKAKEKLEMLRKADLNPARKARNDMIAIQEQALGFIQNFIMNPNTPQDQTELVDYLFSELGENRLFGILANKLKVRVVGAFGRKYSKGRDTLALYPQAKIIMAITFILVHIAASIPRHRQLVIAQTELLKLLGGNLDNESVDVRRGLCHLFENLSVLEDDEDRQPCAQRASELAKLGVLSKLEGLETNDADLYVRERAKAAVAQFKTPAMA; from the exons ATGACGATGGCCCAGGCCTCGAGCCCTCCAGTGCTCACACCGCACAAGATAACTAGAAGCTATTCAGAACAGGTTGCCGAGCTTCGAGCAATCAAGGACAAGTGTATTGGTCATCTGCAAAACAAAGAAGAATGGGTCGAGAAGGGTATACTGGGGTCTATCCTCCAGGCGCTACAAGGTAGCGCTCCGTCACACGTGCTGACAGAGGAGGACTCTGTTCGTCTGCTGTGTCTGGAGCTGCTTGCAAGTATCTCAGGGG GGGGGCCACAATTCCTTAACCCCCTTCATGCGGTCGACGTTGTCACAACAGTTCTATCTTATATTTCTCTCGCCCACCAAAACTCGCCCCGGGTCGTTCTGACAGCCCTCCGCATCATTCGCAACATGACCGAGGCCACGAGTGTTGCTCTACCAGGTCACGATGATCTCAACAGATTGGCCGATGCTCTATTCAGACCGGAACATCTCGAGTCATTTCATGCTATTCTTACACAACCTTCTGCCGATTCGGTCATACAAGAGCAAAAGCGCTTGGTCTTGAGTTCGATTGCCCGGTTATGCAATAAAGAGGAACATCAAAACGTTTTGGCCGACAGTGGTGTTCTGGATGTGCTCGCGACGATACTGGCCAGTTTCATTGTGGCCCGAGGCGAGGTCATACCTGGAGCGGAAATGGTTGCGGAAACAGATGGCCTAGCTGATATGATTCCAGCCCCGGCTCCCCGAGGGGCAAGTCTCGCCTTGACGTTGGAAGCAATATCGGCCATCATTTGCAACTCTAAGTTACGTTGCTGCATGTTTGTGCTTTCTCCGGCAATCCTAGCCGTTCTCCCTTTGATCGACTTTACCCCTGCGTCAGCAGAACCAAGGGCTCctggtgctggcggtgccGCGGGCAAAAGCCACGGGGCCATGGACTATCTCCTGCCCCTAATGCCCGGTTCCCAGTCTAGGAGCAGTTCCCAGGTTGCCCAGCTTCCTCCCTCCAGCTTGTCGCGGAATGCTTCGTCAGACAGGCGCTCTCAGACATACAAATTTACTGGCCTCGATCCCGCCAGTGAGGACTCGGATGCTGACAACCTGGAAAGTCCTGTGGTGCCCTGGCTTCTCAATCTTGTGCGGAAGACAAGTGGGCTCGAGAGGGTGGCAGCGGCTTCTGTTCTGACGTCTCTGTTCAAAGCCAACCTCACCCGCCTGGACCGAGAACAGGAACTGGCTTACCTCCTTGTGCCTATACTCTGCAATCTGATAAGGGATCATATGAAGGAAATTCCTCCGTCGATTTACACGACCACATTTATTGACAGTGATACGGAAAAGGACTGGGCCATTCTGGAGAAAACGCCGGAAGTGTTGGCGCgcttggttggggggagcgAGATCTTGCAGAAGTCTGCTCATGAGTGTGGCGTAATCAAGACAACGGCCAAGCTTCTCAAGGATGCATATGAGCTATTGGCTTCGCCGTTGATCCCGAGCCCGTGGACAGCATTTCCCCGTCAGAGTATGGTTTCGGAAGGGAGCCCTCCATCGTGCCAACTCGGACCGCCGGGGCCGGTCCCATTGTACATCCATAGGATCAGGATGAGGTACAGTGCACTGACGCTCGTGGCGGGGATGTGTTCATCGCGAGAGGATTACCGCAAGGAGCTTGCTTCCCAGGAGCTGGTTCCTTTTATTGTCGAGTCGCTTGCGGTACGACCCGGGAAGCCCCAAAATCGAAAGGGGAAGTCGGCTTCCaagaaggaagggaaagaTGGGGCTGAGAGGTTGGCTTATGGACAGAACCCCACCAGCGTGATTCTGGCGGCCTGTCATGCGTTGCGGTGTCTCGGGCGATCAGTCAGTATTCTAAGGACGACCTTTTTAGATCATGATGTCTGGCAGCCTGTTTACAAGCTCATGAAACACCCCGATTTGGAGGTGCAAATTGCAGCTTGCAGTGTTGTCATCAACCTCTTGGCAAGCTCCAGTCCCATGGTTGAG CCTCTTCTCCAAGCGGGTATCTCCAAGATCCTCTGCGAACAAGCACACTCTCACGAGCCAGGGCTGCGTCTCAACGCGGTCTGGGCACTCAAGCACTTGATCCTCGAAGTCGACAATAGCCGCAAGAAGCAACTcctggaggagttggaacCCGGGTGGCTCATCCAGCTGATCAGCGATGACACATCCGAAGAGGGCGCGCCGTACACGCGGCCGCGACGCTCCATGGATGctgacgaagacgaggataTGGACGCGGAAACgacagaggaagaggagcctCACTTGTGGACATGGCGGGGCATGGATGGAAACCCTCGCAGGATAAACTCGCCGCGGATGCAAAAAGCGAAAGAAAAACTCGAGATGCTGCGGAAAGCGGACCTGAACCCGGCACGGAAAGCAAGGAACGACATGATTGCGATTCAGGAGCAGGCGCTGGGTTTTATTCAAAATTTCATCATGAACCCGAACACACCGCAAGACCAGACGGAGCTGGTGGATTACTTGTTTTCGGAGCTGGGGGAGAACAGGTTGTTTGGAATTCTGGCGAACAAGCTCAAGGtgcgggtggtgggggcgTTTGGCCGGAAGTATTCCAAGGGGAGGGACACGCTGGCGCTGTACCCACAGGCGAAGATCATTATGGCTATCACGTTTATCTTGGTGCACATTGCGGCAAGTATCCCCAGGCATCGACAGTTGGTGATTGCGCAGACCGAGTTGTTGAAGCTGCTGGGGGGCAACCTCGACAACGAATCGGTGGATGTGAGGAGAGGTCTTTGTCACTTGTTTGAGAACCTGAGCGTcctggaggatgatgaggacagGCAGCCTTGCGCGCAGAGGGCGTCGGAGCTGGCTAAGCTTGGGGTCTTGTCGAAGctggagggtttggagacTAATGATGCGGATCTATatgtgagagagagggcgaaggcggcggtggctcAGTTCAAGACTCCAGCAATGGCTTAG
- a CDS encoding hypothetical protein (EggNog:ENOG503PT5E) yields the protein MVGGVFSIYIPRSFSPPFLPTYLSTPLQTLTPSTIVNFNLHSQLFTQTKQPTTRQTLQVTMHDGSCPKCGAASEGKSCGSCGATCPN from the exons atggtgggtggtgtgttCAGCATATATATACCCCGCTCTTTTAGTCCCCCATTCTTGcccacctacctatctacccCTCTTCAAACTCTCACCCCTTCCACTATCGTGAACTTCAACTTACACTCTCAACTTTTCACTCAAAccaaacaaccaacaacccgcCAAACACTTCAAGTAACCATGCACGACGGAAGCTGCCCCAAGTGCGGTGCCGCCTCAGAGGGCAAGTCCTGCGGCAGCTGCGGAGCT ACCTGCCCCAACTAG